In Sphingomonas sp. R1, a single genomic region encodes these proteins:
- a CDS encoding contractile injection system protein, VgrG/Pvc8 family yields MTPTPDFRITLDGKDLSPQIRPRLISLTITEKRGGDADQLDLVLDDSDGKLALPPEGAVLAVELGWKAGTGVAIGLVDKGRFKVDEVEHSGPPDTLVIKASAADFASSLTTRREQSWHATTIGAVVQALAGRNKLEARCAPPLASIALNALSQERESDIAFLRRLGREHDAVATIKAGCLIFAPIGAGITATGKPLPAITTRRRNGDRHSYRVEKREAAGKVVAEWHDRKGARKKKVEVGSGDGAERKLSRVYASEAEARRAATAELKRAGRAPRRLELDLSLGRAEISPELPARAIGYKADIDGQLWLICEVRHQLDNRVGLFTNLKLEQRIMRAS; encoded by the coding sequence ATGACGCCAACGCCCGATTTTCGCATCACGCTCGACGGCAAGGATCTCTCGCCGCAGATCCGGCCACGACTGATCAGCCTGACGATCACCGAAAAGCGCGGCGGCGATGCCGACCAGCTCGACCTGGTGCTCGACGACAGCGACGGCAAGCTCGCGCTGCCACCGGAGGGCGCGGTGCTCGCCGTCGAGCTGGGCTGGAAGGCCGGCACCGGGGTGGCGATCGGCCTCGTCGACAAGGGCCGGTTCAAGGTGGACGAGGTGGAGCATTCCGGGCCGCCCGACACCCTCGTCATCAAAGCCAGCGCCGCGGACTTCGCCAGCAGTCTCACCACCCGCCGCGAGCAGAGCTGGCACGCCACGACGATCGGCGCCGTCGTGCAGGCCCTAGCCGGCCGAAACAAGCTGGAAGCGCGCTGCGCGCCCCCCTTGGCATCGATCGCCTTGAATGCGCTGTCGCAGGAGCGCGAGAGCGATATTGCGTTCCTGCGCCGCTTGGGGCGCGAACACGATGCAGTTGCCACCATCAAGGCCGGATGTCTCATTTTCGCGCCGATCGGCGCCGGCATCACGGCCACCGGCAAGCCCCTGCCCGCCATCACCACCCGTCGTCGCAACGGCGATCGGCACAGCTATCGCGTCGAGAAGCGAGAAGCAGCCGGCAAGGTGGTGGCGGAATGGCACGATCGGAAAGGCGCGCGGAAGAAGAAGGTGGAAGTTGGCAGCGGCGACGGCGCTGAGCGGAAGTTATCCCGCGTCTACGCCAGCGAGGCGGAGGCGCGGCGAGCGGCGACCGCGGAGTTGAAGCGGGCCGGCCGCGCGCCGCGCAGGCTCGAACTCGATCTATCGCTCGGGCGTGCTGAGATTTCTCCGGAGCTGCCAGCTAGGGCCATAGGCTACAAGGCAGACATCGACGGGCAGCTTTGGTTGATTTGCGAGGTGAGACACCAGCTAGATAATCGAGTCGGTCTATTTACTAACCTGAAACTTGAACAACGCATCATGAGGGCTTCCTGA
- a CDS encoding SIR2 family protein encodes MPIETLDPENSVLFLGSGFSADATNIASEKLPAGQPLLERLAEAIGESPRDHDLKSAADAFAHRFDVSLYDILYNTFTVSSVLDYQRDIISLPWARIYTTNYDDMVSLVKGGSYPIFTFDDERPRNLPQSFAVYLHGSIRKATEKDAERQLILNSLSYDVITREHPTWFYEFQRDRRTFDACYFMGFSLGDHHITGLMAAGETSARRTHFITRNPPRQQLVERAPPYGEIVPIGFDGFADLVKTLPPSPKPANPRSLESFKFLQRGIDAKPLVDPTPVEIFNLVTFGNFNQSRFFNTVRDDSYVAKRGKSVESALALLSTNKTVLVLSRLGNGKTIFTSVLARDASENGYKCYLWRRAGKRLAQDLEVIRAERQALIIFDDYDAAIDNIERVSAGVPDAKFVVTMRSGQQDVRLHEVLTKLPEPMKRVNLDLFSDEDKKQLHKLLDRAGARTGQFDDIISNSREVREIVTQLYNHAQIREKISDAVAKASSELVQILALASLIKWAGVELDDSDLQELAQCDVYGELKKSGGLGADFLSGGDDRVEMRSALLSEYLLQRILTPKQVLDACYTITITSTRRRRERVHRLLAGVLMKDSTLKRFLKFHAGVDQFLDGHYTRLSNDTAVNDEPLFWLQYAIFMKRTGKVAKARMFLTTGYDRASKIPGFKTYQLDTQALSIYLLEEIESTSPTVEGIEDIVISIKLVSDMISEQSHRQYAIEVIGEIPAFVDARQHALENTERVALVFELNRTSITLAALPAEDKAYSGSDIVRAKLEQAIAKLVQTT; translated from the coding sequence TTGCCGATCGAAACACTGGATCCAGAAAACTCCGTCCTTTTTCTTGGATCAGGCTTCTCGGCGGACGCAACCAACATTGCGAGCGAGAAGCTCCCTGCAGGGCAGCCCTTGTTGGAGCGGTTGGCCGAAGCGATCGGAGAATCTCCGAGAGACCACGATCTGAAATCAGCAGCGGATGCCTTCGCGCATCGCTTCGACGTGAGTCTTTACGACATTCTATATAACACCTTCACGGTTTCGTCCGTATTGGACTATCAGAGAGACATTATTTCTCTCCCATGGGCTCGTATTTATACTACTAACTACGACGACATGGTTAGCTTAGTAAAGGGTGGCAGCTATCCGATCTTCACTTTCGATGATGAAAGGCCGAGGAATTTGCCCCAATCCTTTGCAGTGTACTTGCACGGATCGATACGGAAGGCGACAGAGAAAGACGCCGAAAGGCAATTGATCCTAAATAGTCTATCCTACGACGTGATCACTCGCGAACATCCGACCTGGTTCTACGAGTTTCAACGAGATCGCCGGACCTTTGATGCCTGCTATTTTATGGGGTTCAGCCTCGGCGATCACCATATCACTGGGTTGATGGCTGCAGGCGAGACGTCCGCAAGGCGCACTCACTTCATCACGCGCAACCCGCCCAGGCAGCAACTCGTAGAAAGAGCGCCGCCTTATGGGGAAATCGTACCGATAGGCTTCGACGGGTTCGCCGATTTGGTCAAAACGCTTCCACCATCGCCCAAACCGGCGAATCCGCGATCTCTCGAGTCCTTCAAGTTCCTGCAGCGAGGCATCGACGCAAAGCCGCTCGTCGACCCCACGCCGGTCGAGATCTTCAATTTGGTGACATTTGGCAACTTCAACCAAAGTCGCTTCTTTAACACCGTCCGCGATGATAGCTACGTAGCGAAGCGCGGGAAGAGCGTTGAGAGTGCGCTCGCCCTTCTCAGCACTAACAAGACAGTGCTCGTCCTCTCAAGGCTCGGGAACGGAAAGACGATTTTTACGTCTGTCTTGGCGCGAGACGCCAGCGAGAATGGCTACAAGTGCTATTTGTGGCGGCGTGCCGGGAAACGCCTTGCACAAGACCTTGAAGTCATCCGAGCCGAAAGGCAGGCGCTTATCATCTTCGACGATTATGACGCCGCCATCGACAATATCGAGCGCGTCTCTGCGGGTGTCCCTGACGCGAAGTTCGTAGTGACGATGCGCTCCGGGCAACAGGACGTGCGCCTGCATGAGGTCTTGACCAAGCTCCCGGAGCCGATGAAGCGGGTCAATCTTGATCTGTTCTCCGATGAGGACAAAAAGCAGTTGCACAAGCTCCTCGACCGTGCCGGCGCGCGAACGGGTCAGTTCGACGACATCATCTCTAACTCCCGAGAAGTACGGGAAATCGTTACACAGCTGTATAATCACGCGCAAATTCGAGAGAAAATCTCCGACGCTGTCGCGAAAGCCTCCAGCGAGTTGGTCCAGATCCTCGCGCTCGCATCGCTCATCAAATGGGCTGGCGTGGAGCTCGACGATAGCGACTTACAGGAACTTGCCCAATGTGACGTCTACGGAGAACTGAAAAAATCTGGCGGTCTGGGCGCCGATTTCCTGAGCGGGGGCGACGATCGGGTCGAGATGCGTTCCGCGTTGCTCTCCGAATATCTCCTCCAGAGGATCTTAACACCGAAGCAAGTTCTCGACGCCTGCTACACGATCACCATCACGTCTACGCGACGGCGCAGGGAGCGTGTCCATCGTCTGCTGGCTGGCGTGCTGATGAAGGATTCGACGCTCAAGCGTTTCCTCAAGTTCCATGCGGGAGTCGATCAATTTTTGGACGGGCATTATACGCGCCTATCCAATGACACGGCGGTAAACGATGAGCCGCTCTTCTGGCTTCAGTATGCAATTTTCATGAAAAGAACTGGCAAGGTCGCGAAGGCTCGAATGTTCCTAACTACCGGATACGATCGGGCGAGCAAAATACCGGGATTTAAGACATACCAGCTAGACACCCAGGCGCTGAGTATTTACCTTCTTGAAGAGATTGAGAGCACCTCGCCTACGGTTGAAGGTATAGAGGACATTGTCATTTCCATTAAGCTGGTGTCGGATATGATTTCCGAACAAAGCCATCGCCAATATGCCATCGAGGTCATTGGCGAAATTCCGGCGTTCGTCGATGCCCGTCAGCACGCGCTCGAAAACACGGAGAGAGTCGCGCTAGTTTTTGAGCTCAACCGCACAAGCATTACGTTAGCGGCTCTCCCTGCCGAAGATAAAGCTTATTCCGGCTCCGATATTGTGCGCGCGAAGTTGGAACAGGCGATTGCAAAACTGGTTCAAACTACATGA
- a CDS encoding thermonuclease family protein: MIALTLISAAYLCIANVHDGDTVRSCGGERIRISNIDAPELRGSPKCRDRRRHGWCDYALAARSRDELERFLKAGRVILRREGKDRYGRTLGTLSVNGRDAGRYLIDRRLARAWQ, encoded by the coding sequence ATGATCGCGCTAACGCTTATCTCCGCCGCTTACCTATGCATTGCCAACGTGCATGATGGCGACACCGTCCGCAGTTGCGGCGGCGAGCGCATTCGCATCTCCAACATCGACGCGCCCGAGCTGCGCGGCAGTCCGAAATGCCGAGATCGCCGCCGCCACGGATGGTGCGACTATGCCCTGGCGGCGCGAAGCCGGGACGAGCTCGAGAGGTTTCTCAAAGCGGGGAGGGTAATACTCCGGCGGGAGGGCAAGGATCGATATGGCCGCACGCTCGGAACGCTGTCGGTAAACGGGCGTGACGCCGGGCGCTATTTGATCGATCGGAGGCTCGCCCGAGCTTGGCAATGA
- a CDS encoding transcriptional regulator, translating to MAESVTPHIALRLAIGEAGSQSALARICAVSQTAVWKWLSRRKHLPAEHVLLVEKATGVSRSLLRPDLYPDNLEVAVPTCRVACDPAPASNAYHFSDNPAGRTAAEAPAAMVDRSPIPSPSAEVRA from the coding sequence ATGGCTGAAAGCGTCACCCCTCATATCGCTCTGCGCCTTGCCATCGGCGAAGCAGGCTCGCAGTCCGCCCTCGCACGAATCTGCGCGGTGTCGCAGACCGCTGTTTGGAAGTGGCTTTCGAGAAGGAAGCACCTTCCTGCAGAGCATGTGTTGCTGGTTGAGAAGGCAACCGGCGTCTCCCGCTCTCTGCTCCGCCCAGACCTCTATCCGGACAATCTCGAGGTAGCCGTGCCGACGTGCCGCGTCGCGTGCGATCCCGCGCCAGCATCGAACGCCTACCACTTCTCCGATAACCCCGCGGGTCGCACTGCGGCGGAGGCTCCGGCGGCCATGGTCGACCGGAGCCCCATCCCCTCCCCCTCGGCAGAGGTACGAGCATGA
- a CDS encoding ogr/Delta-like zinc finger family protein, producing the protein MTSRYRFFRCPECGSGVTCRTSEQITSTVREARMLCNNDECGCAFVVQIIAVRLVIRGLKPNPALHLPVGKWREPANDDAPCPPANDDESPPEAADTAGG; encoded by the coding sequence ATGACCAGCCGATACCGATTTTTCCGCTGCCCGGAATGCGGATCCGGGGTGACCTGCCGCACCAGCGAGCAGATCACCAGCACCGTCCGGGAGGCACGAATGCTCTGCAATAACGATGAATGCGGCTGCGCGTTCGTCGTTCAGATCATCGCCGTGCGGCTGGTGATCCGGGGCCTGAAGCCGAACCCGGCGCTGCATCTACCCGTCGGCAAATGGCGAGAGCCTGCCAATGACGACGCGCCCTGTCCCCCGGCGAACGACGATGAATCGCCCCCGGAGGCAGCCGACACCGCCGGCGGCTGA
- a CDS encoding tyrosine-type recombinase/integrase gives MNRIRKRLASGETVTYYYAWKGGPRLEGEPGSSEFMESYRRAHQEERREAPPVLRTLLDAFQDSTAFTDLAPRTRADYAKHLRIIDQAYGDFPNAALEDRRTRGEFMAWRDQLANQSRRQADYSYSVLARVLSWALDRGLVTANPCRNGGRVYRAFRSEQIWSAEIENAFYAKAPAHLHLALALALWTGQRQGDLLALTWGAYDGKTLRLIQRKTIRRKRGQAGTRVIIPVGSPLKARLDALRDARSPAASEHILLTERGTAWTESGFRASWRKACIVAGVEGVTFHDLRGTAVTRLALAGATPPEIGTVTGHSLRDVHQILDSHYLSRDPALAESAIRKLESG, from the coding sequence GTGAACCGCATCCGCAAGCGGCTCGCGTCCGGTGAGACCGTAACCTATTATTACGCCTGGAAAGGCGGCCCCCGGCTGGAGGGCGAACCCGGCTCCTCTGAGTTCATGGAGAGCTATCGCCGCGCGCATCAGGAGGAACGTCGGGAAGCACCGCCGGTGCTGCGCACCCTCCTAGATGCCTTTCAGGACAGCACTGCCTTCACGGACCTCGCACCGCGGACCCGTGCCGATTACGCCAAGCACCTGCGGATCATCGATCAAGCCTATGGCGATTTCCCCAACGCCGCGCTTGAGGACCGCCGCACGCGCGGCGAGTTCATGGCCTGGCGCGATCAGCTGGCGAATCAGTCCCGCCGGCAAGCAGACTATAGCTATTCGGTGCTGGCGCGCGTGCTCTCCTGGGCGCTGGACCGAGGCTTGGTCACTGCTAACCCCTGCCGCAACGGCGGCCGTGTCTATCGTGCTTTTCGATCAGAGCAGATTTGGTCGGCGGAGATCGAGAACGCCTTCTACGCCAAGGCACCGGCACACCTGCATCTGGCGCTCGCGCTGGCCCTGTGGACCGGACAGCGGCAGGGCGACCTGCTCGCGCTCACCTGGGGGGCGTATGACGGCAAGACGCTGCGCCTGATCCAGCGGAAGACCATTCGGCGGAAACGCGGCCAGGCAGGCACGCGGGTGATCATCCCCGTGGGATCCCCGCTGAAGGCGCGCCTGGATGCACTGAGGGACGCGCGCAGCCCGGCGGCGAGCGAGCATATCCTGCTCACCGAACGCGGCACAGCCTGGACGGAGAGCGGCTTCCGCGCCTCCTGGCGGAAGGCGTGCATCGTGGCCGGAGTTGAAGGCGTGACCTTCCACGATCTGCGCGGCACCGCGGTGACGCGACTTGCGTTGGCCGGAGCGACGCCGCCCGAGATCGGAACCGTGACGGGGCACTCGCTCCGCGACGTCCACCAGATCCTCGATTCGCACTACCTCAGCCGCGATCCCGCACTGGCGGAATCGGCAATTCGGAAGCTCGAAAGCGGCTGA
- a CDS encoding 2'-5' RNA ligase family protein, translating into MSGAPLIVTALFGKSDQAWFDTLRRTHFPPERNQLDAHLTLFHHLPPSVAEELKNRLSRETRGVRAPRARVTGLMSLGQGVAYRIEAPELDAIRAGLLEAFAGLLTPQDAGRWRPHVTVQNKVRPVLAKALLRTLEADFSPKIVEISGLASWWYRGGPWELHSRHMFA; encoded by the coding sequence TTGAGCGGCGCGCCGCTGATCGTGACTGCCCTGTTCGGCAAGTCGGACCAGGCCTGGTTCGACACGCTTCGTCGCACGCATTTTCCGCCGGAGCGGAACCAGCTCGACGCCCATCTCACGCTGTTCCACCATCTTCCGCCCTCGGTGGCGGAAGAACTCAAAAATCGGCTGTCGCGGGAGACGCGCGGGGTGCGGGCGCCGCGCGCGCGTGTGACGGGGCTGATGTCGCTGGGGCAGGGCGTCGCCTATCGAATCGAGGCACCCGAGCTCGATGCGATTCGCGCAGGCCTGCTCGAAGCGTTCGCCGGGCTGCTCACCCCCCAGGATGCCGGGCGCTGGCGCCCGCACGTGACGGTGCAGAACAAGGTCCGGCCGGTGCTCGCCAAGGCGCTCCTTCGAACGCTCGAGGCCGATTTTTCCCCCAAAATCGTGGAAATCTCGGGGCTTGCCAGCTGGTGGTACCGCGGCGGACCATGGGAATTGCATTCGCGCCACATGTTCGCTTGA
- a CDS encoding potassium transporter Kup, producing the protein MNAAATGDAAALPSDSEPQGGHGHGQDPTWKLAIGAIGIVFGDIGTSPLYAFRETFANEHHELPLDTPHVLGAISLMFWSMMVVVTLKYVTIIMRADNKGEGGSLALLALISGRGGQRRWTQGIVLLGVFATALFYGDSMITPAVSVLSAVEGLAVAAPGFHRLVVPIAVVILVMLFSIQRTGTSRVGAFFGPVMIVYFVIIATLGVISMVQTPTVLQALSPHHAVHFFTLDPLRAFLALGSIVLAVTGAEALYADMGHFGRNPIRVSWLWFVLPALMMNYMGQGALLIRDAEALRSPFYLLAPEALRLPLVFVATAAAIIASQAVISGAFSVTQQAIQLGFVPRLRIDHTSAATAGQIYIPVINWALMIMVILLVLSFQTSSNLTAAYGIAVTGAMLIDNCLLAVVLFNLWHWKKRYAIPLLAIFFTVDLAYFAANLTKVPDGGWFPLMVGFLIFTLLTTWAKGRKLMIARLRESAMPIQIFIESAANAATRVRGTAVFMTSTPDGVPHALLHNLKHNKVLHDRVILLTVKISDVPYVAEDKRLVVEDLGKGFHRMILYYGFMQEADVPAALKSVDACGAEFKMMETSFFLARQTLLPSSRPGMMIWREKLFAWMLRNAESAMEFFRLPTNRVVELGSQVEI; encoded by the coding sequence GTGAACGCCGCCGCGACCGGAGACGCTGCTGCGCTCCCCTCCGATTCGGAACCTCAAGGCGGGCATGGCCACGGCCAGGACCCGACGTGGAAGCTCGCCATCGGTGCCATCGGCATCGTGTTCGGCGATATCGGCACCAGCCCGCTCTACGCGTTTCGCGAGACCTTCGCGAACGAGCATCACGAACTGCCGCTGGATACGCCGCATGTGCTCGGCGCGATCAGCCTGATGTTCTGGTCGATGATGGTCGTGGTGACGCTCAAGTACGTCACGATCATCATGCGAGCGGACAACAAGGGTGAGGGGGGCAGCCTCGCGTTGCTTGCTTTGATCTCGGGCCGTGGCGGCCAGCGTCGCTGGACCCAGGGGATCGTGCTGCTCGGCGTGTTCGCCACGGCACTTTTCTACGGCGATTCGATGATCACCCCGGCGGTGTCGGTGCTGTCCGCGGTGGAGGGGCTCGCCGTCGCCGCGCCGGGCTTCCACCGGCTGGTGGTGCCGATCGCGGTCGTGATCCTGGTCATGCTGTTTTCGATCCAGCGCACCGGTACGTCGCGTGTCGGCGCGTTTTTCGGCCCGGTGATGATCGTCTATTTCGTGATCATCGCCACGCTCGGGGTGATCAGCATGGTGCAGACGCCGACGGTGCTGCAGGCGCTGTCGCCGCACCATGCCGTGCACTTCTTCACGCTGGACCCGCTGCGGGCGTTTCTGGCGCTCGGCTCGATCGTGCTGGCGGTGACGGGGGCGGAGGCGCTGTACGCCGACATGGGCCATTTTGGCCGGAATCCGATCCGCGTTTCCTGGCTGTGGTTCGTCCTTCCGGCACTGATGATGAACTATATGGGGCAGGGCGCGCTGCTGATCCGCGATGCGGAGGCGCTGCGCAGCCCCTTCTACCTGCTCGCACCGGAGGCGCTGCGGCTGCCGCTGGTGTTCGTCGCCACCGCCGCTGCGATCATCGCAAGCCAGGCGGTGATCTCGGGCGCCTTCTCCGTCACGCAGCAGGCAATCCAGCTGGGCTTTGTCCCGCGGCTGCGAATCGACCACACCAGCGCCGCCACGGCGGGCCAGATCTATATCCCGGTGATCAACTGGGCGCTGATGATCATGGTGATCCTGCTGGTGCTCAGCTTCCAGACCTCGTCCAATCTCACCGCGGCCTATGGCATCGCGGTGACCGGCGCGATGCTGATCGACAACTGCTTGCTGGCAGTCGTCCTGTTCAACTTGTGGCACTGGAAGAAGCGCTACGCGATCCCGCTGCTCGCGATCTTCTTCACGGTAGACCTCGCCTATTTCGCGGCAAACCTCACCAAGGTGCCCGATGGCGGCTGGTTCCCGCTGATGGTGGGCTTCCTCATCTTCACGCTGCTGACCACCTGGGCGAAAGGCCGCAAGCTGATGATCGCACGGCTGCGCGAGAGCGCGATGCCGATCCAGATCTTCATCGAATCGGCCGCCAATGCCGCGACCCGGGTGCGCGGCACCGCGGTGTTCATGACCTCCACGCCCGACGGCGTGCCGCACGCCCTGCTCCACAACCTCAAGCACAACAAGGTGCTGCACGACCGGGTGATCCTGCTGACCGTGAAGATCAGCGACGTGCCCTATGTGGCGGAGGACAAGCGGTTGGTGGTGGAGGATCTCGGCAAGGGTTTCCATCGCATGATCCTCTATTACGGCTTCATGCAGGAGGCGGACGTGCCGGCGGCGCTCAAGTCGGTCGACGCCTGCGGCGCCGAGTTCAAGATGATGGAGACCAGCTTCTTCCTCGCCCGCCAGACGCTGCTGCCGTCGTCGCGACCCGGCATGATGATCTGGCGCGAGAAGCTGTTCGCCTGGATGCTGCGCAACGCCGAAAGTGCGATGGAGTTTTTCCGCCTGCCCACCAACCGCGTCGTAGAGCTGGGCAGCCAGGTGGAGATTTGA
- a CDS encoding Lrp/AsnC family transcriptional regulator, whose product MDRIDTAILKLLAADARAPVSQIAASVGLSQSACTRRIQALEGQGLIRGYGARLDHRRLGFRVTALVDITLGTQVEEDLALFEAAVGRIDGVVECALVSGGQDYRLKILCRDLDDYERLHREHLGRLPGVVTINSSFVLREVPTRGEGDALFAAAR is encoded by the coding sequence ATGGACCGAATCGACACAGCAATCCTCAAGCTGCTCGCCGCGGATGCGCGCGCGCCGGTGAGCCAGATTGCCGCGAGCGTGGGCTTGTCCCAGTCCGCGTGCACGCGCCGCATCCAGGCGCTGGAGGGGCAGGGGCTGATTCGCGGCTATGGCGCGCGGCTCGATCATCGCCGGCTGGGGTTTCGCGTGACGGCGCTGGTCGACATCACGCTGGGGACGCAGGTCGAGGAAGACCTGGCGCTGTTCGAGGCCGCCGTGGGCCGAATCGACGGGGTGGTGGAATGCGCGCTCGTTTCCGGCGGGCAGGACTATCGTCTCAAGATCCTGTGCCGTGATCTCGACGACTATGAGCGCCTGCACCGTGAACATCTCGGCCGCCTGCCGGGGGTGGTCACGATCAACAGCAGTTTCGTGCTGCGCGAGGTGCCCACGCGCGGCGAGGGTGATGCCTTGTTCGCCGCGGCGCGATGA
- the ald gene encoding alanine dehydrogenase, with protein MRIGVPKEIKNHEYRVGLTPASVAELVHAGHSVLVETNAGMGIDFDDAAYTAVGAQIAPDAAAVFANSDMIVKVKEPQPQEIALLEPRHLLFTYLHLAADKPQAEGLMASGATCIAYETVTSNSGALPLLKPMSEVAGRMSVQVASHYLEKEQGGRGELLGGVPGVAPCKVAILGGGVSGINAAQMATGQRADVTIYDINNERLAELDMHFGSQIKTAYASKAAIAEAVRTSQVVIGAVLVPGAAAPKLVTRDMLKTMMRGSVLVDIAIDQGGCFETSRATTHDDPVFEIDGVIHYCVANMPGAVARTSAFALNNATLPFVLKLANQGAEAAMQADRHLANGLNVSGGKIRHQAVADALDLPFEAWAG; from the coding sequence ATGCGCATCGGTGTGCCCAAGGAAATCAAGAATCACGAATATCGCGTCGGCCTGACCCCCGCCTCGGTGGCGGAGCTGGTCCATGCCGGCCACAGCGTGCTGGTCGAAACCAACGCCGGCATGGGCATCGATTTCGACGACGCCGCCTACACCGCGGTCGGTGCACAGATCGCCCCGGATGCGGCCGCCGTCTTCGCCAATTCGGACATGATCGTGAAGGTGAAGGAGCCGCAGCCGCAGGAAATCGCCCTGCTCGAGCCGCGCCACCTGCTGTTCACCTATCTCCACCTCGCTGCCGACAAGCCGCAGGCAGAAGGTCTGATGGCGTCGGGTGCGACCTGCATCGCCTATGAGACGGTGACCTCCAATTCGGGCGCCCTCCCCCTGCTCAAGCCGATGAGCGAAGTGGCGGGGCGCATGTCGGTCCAGGTCGCCTCGCATTATCTCGAGAAGGAACAGGGCGGCCGCGGCGAACTGCTCGGCGGCGTGCCGGGCGTGGCACCGTGCAAGGTGGCGATCCTCGGCGGCGGTGTTTCGGGCATCAACGCCGCGCAGATGGCAACCGGCCAGCGCGCGGACGTGACGATCTACGACATCAACAACGAGCGTCTGGCCGAACTCGACATGCACTTCGGCAGCCAGATCAAGACTGCCTATGCCAGCAAGGCCGCGATCGCCGAGGCGGTACGTACCTCGCAGGTGGTGATCGGCGCGGTGCTGGTGCCGGGCGCGGCGGCCCCCAAGCTCGTCACCCGCGACATGCTCAAGACGATGATGCGCGGCTCGGTGCTGGTCGACATCGCGATCGATCAGGGCGGCTGCTTCGAGACCAGCCGTGCGACCACCCATGACGATCCCGTCTTCGAGATCGACGGCGTGATCCACTATTGCGTGGCGAACATGCCGGGCGCGGTCGCCCGCACCTCGGCCTTCGCACTCAACAACGCCACGCTGCCCTTCGTGCTCAAGCTGGCCAATCAGGGTGCGGAAGCCGCCATGCAGGCCGACCGCCACCTCGCCAACGGACTGAACGTGTCGGGCGGCAAGATCCGTCACCAAGCGGTGGCCGACGCACTCGACCTGCCGTTCGAAGCCTGGGCAGGCTGA